Proteins encoded in a region of the Quercus lobata isolate SW786 chromosome 8, ValleyOak3.0 Primary Assembly, whole genome shotgun sequence genome:
- the LOC115954878 gene encoding peptidyl-prolyl cis-trans isomerase FKBP20-1-like: MGDAIDLTGDGGVLKTIVRQAKANAIAPKDDLPLVDVHYEGVLAENGEVFDTTREDNTVFSFEVGKGTVIKAWDIALKTMKVGEVAKITCMPEYAYGSAGSPPDIPPNATLIFEVELVACRPRKGSSLGSVSEERARLEELKRQRELAATIKEEEKKKREEAKAAAAARVQAKLESKKGQGKGKGKAK; the protein is encoded by the exons ATGGGTGATGCTATTGATTTAACTGGGGATGGAGGTGTTCTTAAGACAATTGTAAGGCAAGCCAAAGCTAATGCCATTGCTCCAAAGGATGACCTTCCTCTTGTTGATG TTCATTACGAAGGCGTTCTTGCTGAAAATGGTGAAGTTTTCGATACTACACGGGAGGATAATACTGTGTTCTCTTTCGAGGTTGGAAAGGGCACTGTAATCAAGGCTTGGGACATTGCATTGAAAACCATGAAG GTTGGGGAAGTTGCAAAAATCACTTGCATGCCAGAATATGCCTATGGAAGTGCAGGTTCTCCGCCAGATATCCCACCAAA TGCGACACTTATCTTTGAGGTGGAATTAGTGGCCTGCAGGCCACGGAAGGGTTCAAGTTTGGGTAGCGTTTCAGAGGAGAGGGCTAGGCTTGA AGAGCTGAAAAGGCAGAGGGAGCTTGCTGCCACaatcaaagaagaagagaagaagaagagagaagaagctAAAGCTGCTGCTGCTGCCAGAGTTCAAGCCAAGTTAGAATCCAAGAAAGGTCAAGGAAAGGGAAAGGGCAAAGCAAAATAA
- the LOC115954916 gene encoding E3 ubiquitin-protein ligase SDIR1-like, translated as MSFVFRGTRGDIETGFPGFIPERRAMRVHTARSVNSNSLAFLVTVLLLFMILNSHQMSPNFLLWLVLGVFLMATTLRMYATCQQLQAQAQSHAAAASGLLGHTELRLHMPPSIALATRGRLQGLRLQLALLDREFDDLDYETLRALDADNVPALSSMSDEEINALPVHKYKVAAPQNGGQLMQPASSSASAEKQDNAHAVGSTKASDDELTCSVCLEQVNVGELIRSLPCLHQFHANCIDPWLRQQGTCPVCKYRAGSGWQENGQGGMDASYIV; from the exons ATGAGCTTTGTTTTCCGAGGGACAAGAGGAGATATAGAAACTGGATTTCCAGGATTTATACCTGAGCGGCGTGCAATG CGGGTTCATACGGCGCGTTCTGTTAATTCCAACTCACTAGCGTTTCTCGTCACAG TTCTCTTGCTATTCATGATACTTAACTCACACCAGATGTCGCCTAACTTTCTG CTTTGGCTAGTGCTTGGTGTGTTCTTGATGGCCACAACGCTGAGGATGTATGCAACTTGTCAGCAACTTCAAGCTCAGGCCCAATCTCATGCTGCGGCAGCCAGTGGGCTACTTGGTCATACTGAACTACGGTTGCATATGCCTCCATCCATAGCACTTGCAACAAGAGGGCGTTTACAAGGACTCAGACTTCAGCTTGCACTTCTTGACAGGGAATTCGATGATCTAG ATTATGAAACTTTGAGAGCACTGGATGCTGATAATGTGCCCGCTCTCTCTTCTATGAGTGATGAGGAGATAAATGCCCTTCCAGTCCATAAGTACAAGGTTGCAGCTCCTCAAAA TGGTGGTCAATTGATGCAACCGGCCTCGTCTTCTGCATCTGCTGAG AAGCAAGACAATGCCCATGCAGTTGGGAGCACAAAGGCATCAGATGATGAACTGACTTGCAGTGTTTGCTTGGAGCAAGTTAATGTGGGAGAGCTCATCCGTAGCTTGCCATGCTTGCATCAG TTTCATGCTAACTGCATCGACCCTTGGCTGCGACAACAGGGAACATGCCCTGTTTGTAAATACAGAGCAGGATCTGGGTGGCAGGAGAATGGACAAGGTGGTATGGATGCTTCTTACATTGTTTAA